From the Leptospira sp. WS60.C2 genome, one window contains:
- the rpiB gene encoding ribose 5-phosphate isomerase B, giving the protein MKEKIGIASDHGGFALKEFLRKSLEESYEMVDYGTKSEESVDYPTIIGDACRKVLSGEVPRLIALCGTGIGASIAANRLKGIRAALCHDEFTAEMSKRHNNANVLVLGGRVLGTDLALRIVKKWIETEFEGGRHQKRLGLIEEQS; this is encoded by the coding sequence ATGAAAGAAAAAATTGGAATCGCCTCTGACCATGGAGGATTTGCTCTCAAAGAATTCCTCAGGAAAAGTCTCGAGGAATCGTATGAAATGGTCGATTACGGTACTAAGAGCGAAGAGTCCGTCGACTACCCAACCATCATTGGAGATGCCTGCCGAAAGGTTCTCTCTGGTGAAGTCCCAAGACTCATCGCTCTCTGCGGTACAGGCATTGGAGCATCCATTGCGGCAAACCGCCTCAAAGGCATTCGAGCGGCCCTTTGCCATGATGAGTTTACGGCGGAAATGTCAAAACGCCATAACAATGCCAATGTACTGGTTTTAGGGGGAAGAGTTCTCGGAACAGACTTAGCTCTGAGAATTGTAAAAAAATGGATCGAAACAGAATTCGAAGGTGGAAGGCACCAAAAACGATTGGGTCTTATCGAAGAACAGTCCTAA